The proteins below are encoded in one region of Sulfolobus islandicus Y.N.15.51:
- the dnaG gene encoding DNA primase DnaG, which translates to MKYDIKLRFEVEGIVEKTDVIGAIFGQTENLFGDEFDLRELQDKGRLGRIIVEIRTKGGKSEGEIIIPSNLDRIETALIAAMVESVDKVGPYNSKFELIEIEDIRAEKLKKIIERAKGILSSWSKEKSLDIKEVINEISSAVKVGEITEYGPERLPAGPDVDKDPNLIIVEGRADVINLLRYGYKNVIAVEGATSRIPETVVSLSKMKKTVIAFLDGDHGGDLILKELLSNNVKIDFVARAPVGREVEELTGKEIAKALSNMMPLTQYLKKIQEAEQAIAKNVIAKEEKPIQLEATQQLVQITLPQNVLEEIKKLPGTLEGVLYDNNWNLIEKVQVRDIIPKLEAYEDNKVAYIVFDGVITQRLLDLASQKNIKMIIGARIGGINKRPQNVDILTFTDIISS; encoded by the coding sequence ATGAAATATGATATAAAGTTAAGATTTGAAGTAGAAGGTATTGTCGAAAAAACTGATGTAATAGGCGCAATATTTGGTCAAACTGAAAACCTATTTGGAGACGAATTTGACCTAAGAGAGTTACAAGATAAAGGAAGATTAGGAAGAATTATTGTAGAGATTAGAACTAAAGGAGGAAAAAGCGAAGGGGAAATAATAATACCATCTAACTTAGACAGGATTGAGACTGCGTTAATTGCTGCAATGGTTGAAAGCGTAGACAAGGTAGGACCATATAATTCAAAATTTGAACTGATAGAAATAGAAGACATTAGGGCTGAAAAACTTAAAAAAATCATAGAAAGAGCAAAGGGAATCTTATCAAGCTGGAGTAAAGAGAAATCACTAGATATAAAGGAAGTAATAAACGAGATAAGCAGTGCAGTAAAAGTAGGCGAAATAACAGAGTATGGACCAGAAAGATTACCCGCTGGTCCAGATGTGGATAAGGATCCTAATTTAATTATAGTAGAGGGAAGAGCTGACGTAATAAACTTACTAAGATATGGTTATAAAAACGTAATAGCTGTAGAAGGGGCAACATCAAGGATACCAGAAACAGTAGTTAGTTTATCCAAGATGAAGAAGACAGTAATAGCGTTTTTAGACGGAGATCATGGTGGAGATCTAATACTCAAAGAATTATTGAGTAATAATGTAAAGATAGATTTTGTAGCAAGAGCACCAGTAGGGAGAGAAGTAGAAGAGTTAACAGGGAAGGAGATCGCAAAAGCACTATCTAATATGATGCCATTAACTCAATATCTAAAGAAGATTCAGGAGGCAGAACAAGCGATAGCTAAAAATGTGATTGCAAAAGAAGAAAAACCAATACAACTTGAAGCTACACAACAGCTAGTGCAGATAACTTTACCACAGAATGTTTTAGAAGAGATCAAAAAACTTCCAGGAACTTTAGAAGGTGTTCTCTACGATAATAATTGGAATTTAATTGAGAAAGTTCAAGTGCGAGATATAATACCTAAGCTAGAGGCTTACGAAGATAATAAAGTAGCATATATAGTATTTGATGGAGTTATAACTCAAAGACTA